A single Stigmatella aurantiaca DNA region contains:
- a CDS encoding L-dopachrome tautomerase-related protein, producing MRLALLPVAALLAAGCARTSTRPDAAAGSPEAREPELELVARSPRQWTGIAVSNEGRIFVNFPRWSEDVPTSVAEVKDGAIVPWPDAAWNSWTPGGSAEGRFVAVQSVVVDRRNRLWVLDTGNPGFKGVIAPPRLHRFELSGGPPARTYAFPPEVSSGDSYLNDVSVDIEREIAYLTDSQAGGLVVLDLNTGSARKVLAQHPSTHAEFSHLTVMGRPMKKAVQSDGIAVSRDGQTLYWSALTGHSLWRIPTEALRDASLTDEALAGRLERVHTIVAPDGIFFDRKGVLWLGGLENSSVNRYVPGGRYEQVIQDDRLRWPDSLTEGPEGKIYVTTSQIHLPPAERGPYEIYRFQP from the coding sequence CCCTGATGCTGCCGCGGGTTCACCGGAGGCCCGCGAGCCCGAACTGGAGCTGGTGGCCCGCTCTCCCCGGCAGTGGACGGGAATCGCCGTGTCGAACGAGGGGCGGATCTTCGTCAACTTCCCGCGCTGGTCCGAGGACGTGCCCACCTCCGTCGCGGAGGTGAAGGACGGCGCCATCGTTCCCTGGCCGGATGCGGCCTGGAACAGCTGGACCCCGGGCGGCAGCGCAGAGGGCCGCTTCGTCGCCGTGCAGAGCGTGGTGGTGGACCGCAGGAACCGGCTCTGGGTCCTGGACACCGGCAACCCGGGCTTCAAGGGCGTCATCGCTCCGCCCCGGCTTCACCGGTTCGAGCTGTCCGGGGGCCCGCCGGCGCGCACCTATGCCTTCCCGCCCGAGGTGTCCTCCGGGGACAGCTACCTCAACGACGTGAGCGTCGATATCGAGCGGGAGATCGCCTATCTCACCGACTCGCAAGCGGGCGGGTTGGTGGTGCTGGACCTGAACACGGGCAGCGCCCGCAAGGTGCTGGCCCAGCACCCCTCCACCCATGCCGAGTTCAGCCACCTGACCGTGATGGGCCGGCCCATGAAGAAGGCGGTCCAGTCCGATGGCATCGCGGTCAGCCGGGATGGCCAGACGCTCTACTGGTCGGCCCTCACGGGCCACTCCCTGTGGCGCATCCCCACCGAGGCGCTGCGCGATGCCAGCCTCACGGACGAGGCGCTCGCGGGCCGGCTCGAACGCGTGCACACCATCGTCGCGCCGGATGGGATTTTCTTTGACCGCAAAGGAGTGCTCTGGCTCGGCGGGCTGGAGAACAGCTCGGTCAACCGGTACGTCCCCGGTGGGCGCTATGAGCAGGTGATTCAGGATGACCGGCTGCGCTGGCCCGACAGCCTGACCGAGGGGCCCGAGGGGAAAATCTACGTCACCACCTCTCAGATTCACCTGCCGCCCGCCGAGCGGGGACCCTACGAAATCTATCGCTTCCAGCCCTGA